The nucleotide sequence ATCTGTGGATCGGACCTGCATTTCGCCGCGCATGGGCCAGAAGTGTTGGCAATGAGTTCGCGACTCTCACACGGCGACGGCCACACGAACACCGACTTGAGCCGTGATGTCTTCATGGGTCACGAGTTCTGCGCCGAGGTGATCGAGGCCGGACCCGACACCGACACCTACCCCGCGGGGACGCTCGTCACGTCCATCCCGGTGTTGCTGTCCGCCAAGGGAGTCGAGCCCATCTTCTCCAGCAACGACACCATCGGCGGGTACGCCGAGCGGATGTTGCTCTCGGCGCCGCTGCTGCTGCCCGTCCCCAACGGGCTGGACTTCAGGGATGCCGCCCTGACCGAACCCATGGCGGTGGGATTACATGCGGTGAACAAGGCCGGCGTCGACGTTGGCGACACCGCCCTGGTGCTCGGTTGCGGGCCCATCGGCATCGCGATCATCGCGGCCCTGCGGATGCGCGGTGTCGAAACGATTGTGGCATCCGACTTTTCGCAGAAGCGGCGCGAGCTGGCCAGCATCATGGGAGCTCACCAGACGGTCGACCCGGCCGTCTCGTCACCGTTCGAGCACGTCAAGGCCACCGTGGTGTTTGAAGCGGTGGGAGTCCCGGGGATGATCGACGAGGTAATTCTGCGGGCACGTCCGGGCACCCGGTTGATCGTCGCCGGGGTATGCATGCAGCCCGACACCGTGCATCCGTTCTTCGCGATCACCAAAGAGATCAACGTGCAGTTTGTGCTCGCCTATGACCCCGAAGAGTTCGCCACTTCACTGCGGGCACTTGCCGAGGGACTCATAGACGTCAGCCCGCTCATCACCGGCGAGGTGGAACTGGCCGGGGTCGGCGCCGCCTTTGACGACCTCGCCGACCCCGAACGCCACTGCAAGGTTCTCGTCACCCCCTAGCCCGGTTACCCCGACGTCGCGGCGCGTTGGCCTAGCCGGCGGCCGGCGGGCGCGTCATCACCCTGGGATGAAACCCATATCGGGGAGGGGCCGCCGAGGCGGCGAAGCCGCGCGCGGGTGTGCCATGAGCCGGCAAACCGCCAAAGACATGTTGGCTGGGGTCGGCGGCCGCGGCGGCAGCGGCAACGGAGCTGAGCGGAACGGTTGCAACGCGGCCCAACCCGGGCATCGAACTCGCCCAAGCGTTGGGTACCGACAGGCCCCCGATCTGGGCGGCCCTGCCAATCCCCCCGAGACCACTCGACACGCCCGACAACGGCAGTTTCGGCAGCGCTTGTGGCAGGGCCTCGACCGCCTTGGCGGCTTCCTGGCCCGCGTGCGCGGCAGCCGGGAAGAGACTGTGGGACAAACCGTCGATGTCTTTCAACGCCGTGGTGGTGAGCCGGAAGGGCGAAACCAGCCTGATATAGGTGTTCGATAGCGTGCTGGCATCCAGCGTCGACGACCCGGTGAGACCCGCTACCAGTGCGCCGAGTGCGCCGCTTAACACGATCCCGTCGCCGTTGGGCGTCCACTTCCAGCCGATCAGGCCGAGCGCACGCAAGATCTGTTCCGGCGAGGGCACCAACGCCGCCTCCGAGAGTCCCCGCAGCGCGTTGGGCAGCTGTTCCACCAATTGCTGCAACGACTGCGCATCCCCCGCGAGGAGATCGCCGGTGGCCCGGCCGACTGCGGCGGCCTGAGCGGCCGGTCCGTTCGCGGTGGTAGCGGGCCGAGGCGGAACGAACGAGGTCAGGTCGGCCGCCGCCGCGGCCGTCGCCGCATATTGGTACATCGCATTCGCGTCCTGAGCCCACATTTCGGCGTACTCGGCTTCCACTACCGCGATGGCCGGGGTGTTCTGACCGAAGAGGTTGGTCGCCACCAGCGTCGCCAACATCGCCCGATTGGCGGCTACCACCGCGGGCGGCACTATCCCGGCAAACGCCGCCTCGTAGGCACTCGCCGCCGCCGCCGCTTGCCTCCCGACCTGTTCAGCCTGCGCGGCGGTTGCGCTCAGCCAGGCCAGATGC is from Mycobacterium marinum and encodes:
- a CDS encoding zinc-binding dehydrogenase, whose product is MRASVLRNGHMTYRDDVAEPTPGPGQVLVGVRACGICGSDLHFAAHGPEVLAMSSRLSHGDGHTNTDLSRDVFMGHEFCAEVIEAGPDTDTYPAGTLVTSIPVLLSAKGVEPIFSSNDTIGGYAERMLLSAPLLLPVPNGLDFRDAALTEPMAVGLHAVNKAGVDVGDTALVLGCGPIGIAIIAALRMRGVETIVASDFSQKRRELASIMGAHQTVDPAVSSPFEHVKATVVFEAVGVPGMIDEVILRARPGTRLIVAGVCMQPDTVHPFFAITKEINVQFVLAYDPEEFATSLRALAEGLIDVSPLITGEVELAGVGAAFDDLADPERHCKVLVTP
- a CDS encoding PPE family protein — its product is MLDFALLPPEVNSTLMYSGPGSGSMLAAAAAWQALGAELQCTANSYRSLLSGLVSGPWSGPAAAAMSAAAAPHLAWLSATAAQAEQVGRQAAAAASAYEAAFAGIVPPAVVAANRAMLATLVATNLFGQNTPAIAVVEAEYAEMWAQDANAMYQYAATAAAAADLTSFVPPRPATTANGPAAQAAAVGRATGDLLAGDAQSLQQLVEQLPNALRGLSEAALVPSPEQILRALGLIGWKWTPNGDGIVLSGALGALVAGLTGSSTLDASTLSNTYIRLVSPFRLTTTALKDIDGLSHSLFPAAAHAGQEAAKAVEALPQALPKLPLSGVSSGLGGIGRAAQIGGLSVPNAWASSMPGLGRVATVPLSSVAAAAAAADPSQHVFGGLPAHGTPARGFAASAAPPRYGFHPRVMTRPPAAG